The following are from one region of the Synechococcus sp. CBW1108 genome:
- a CDS encoding cupin domain-containing protein: MSTLTAALGRRIRRHGHPGGEEILVPEGVLHDEVGSYRAGSWLCNPPDSVHRPPAGNTRGKWIGCLSNNQVRDARQFLNCLSPQWRKTLIVASLMTSGQHAATNTNV, translated from the coding sequence GTGAGCACACTCACCGCCGCCCTTGGCCGCCGCATTAGGCGCCACGGCCATCCGGGCGGCGAGGAAATCCTGGTGCCCGAAGGGGTGTTACACGACGAGGTTGGCAGCTATCGAGCCGGCAGCTGGCTGTGCAACCCGCCCGACAGCGTGCACCGGCCACCTGCCGGCAACACAAGGGGCAAATGGATCGGCTGCTTAAGCAACAATCAGGTTAGGGATGCAAGGCAGTTTCTGAATTGCTTATCGCCGCAATGGCGTAAAACACTCATTGTCGCATCGCTAATGACATCGGGCCAACACGCTGCCACGAACACCAACGTTTAG
- a CDS encoding TIGR02710 family CRISPR-associated CARF protein, translating into MTHILIVSLGNSPEPIVNCINSLRPDRVIFFCSELSRENVSAVLDRVPLPDYQEAADVVVLQQRLHRKQSDDVINELDKLDRVYIRACELISAVRIQHPGCNITVDYTGGTKTMTTGLAMAAIDDGIAQLSVTITDRSSQMAHESGYSVPVLVSTAVIQSRRLFEQDLPSLLKRFDYEAARQAVRRILQLPSQDMESSLQLRRLEDLLVVADAWDRFDHRRALEVLERMGDRSLDQRLLFPLKRVVGSRRILDTVAEIEKWSYMPGHNLEAVEDLLRNAERRAAQDRYDDAVGRLYRAMELTAQILLKKTADIDTADVDIKKLPEHIQEVYRSKKQASADSDKLKLALSNAYDLLADLQHPVGLHWRQQRSRIQDSLKTRNHSLFAHGFSPISYSDWRILAGTLVPFLQQAIDDTIQQTKFSPLAQLPSSIAELLP; encoded by the coding sequence ATGACCCACATTCTGATCGTCAGCTTAGGCAACAGTCCGGAGCCGATAGTGAACTGCATCAATAGCCTGCGCCCAGATCGAGTAATCTTCTTTTGCTCAGAATTGAGCAGGGAAAACGTTTCAGCAGTACTTGACAGGGTTCCACTACCTGATTACCAGGAAGCAGCGGATGTTGTCGTCTTGCAGCAGAGGCTTCACCGCAAGCAGAGCGATGATGTCATCAATGAACTCGACAAATTGGACCGTGTCTACATCCGTGCTTGCGAATTAATTTCCGCGGTGCGCATTCAGCACCCTGGCTGCAACATCACTGTCGATTACACCGGAGGCACCAAAACCATGACCACTGGACTGGCAATGGCAGCAATCGATGATGGTATTGCTCAGCTGAGTGTGACCATCACAGACCGTTCAAGCCAGATGGCACATGAATCGGGCTACAGCGTACCAGTCCTGGTCAGCACAGCTGTGATCCAATCTCGCCGGCTATTCGAGCAGGATCTTCCATCTTTGCTCAAGCGTTTTGATTACGAAGCAGCCCGCCAGGCTGTTCGTCGGATTTTACAGCTGCCCTCCCAGGACATGGAATCAAGTCTCCAGCTACGACGGCTAGAAGACCTCCTGGTGGTGGCCGATGCCTGGGACCGTTTTGACCATCGCAGGGCCTTGGAGGTGCTTGAGCGAATGGGTGATCGCAGCCTGGATCAACGCCTGTTATTTCCACTCAAGCGCGTGGTCGGCTCCAGGCGAATACTTGACACGGTTGCCGAGATTGAAAAGTGGTCTTACATGCCAGGTCACAACCTAGAAGCTGTGGAAGACCTGTTGCGCAATGCCGAACGCCGTGCCGCCCAGGATCGCTACGACGACGCGGTTGGTCGCTTATATCGGGCCATGGAGCTAACAGCACAAATTCTGCTCAAGAAAACAGCAGATATTGACACGGCAGATGTGGATATTAAGAAGCTTCCCGAGCACATTCAAGAGGTCTACCGGAGCAAGAAACAGGCCAGTGCAGATAGCGATAAACTCAAGCTGGCGCTGAGCAATGCCTACGATCTTCTCGCTGATCTGCAACATCCCGTCGGCTTGCACTGGCGGCAACAACGCTCCCGCATTCAGGACAGTCTCAAGACTCGAAACCATAGCCTTTTTGCCCATGGTTTTAGCCCAATCAGCTATAGTGATTGGAGGATTCTTGCAGGCACCCTGGTGCCATTTCTGCAACAAGCGATTGACGACACAATCCAGCAGACAAAGTTTTCACCACTAGCGCAGCTGCCTTCTTCAATTGCCGAACTTCTGCCCTAG
- a CDS encoding DUF1651 domain-containing protein: MHLGNRHRPPLSPQEAWLSDGRQVLHFRPTRWDRWCQQLEVTVGELLPDQPVPLLKRRLELSREEALKLWSERRKEGWQPTKAQWRPPQAPAKE, translated from the coding sequence ATGCACTTAGGTAACCGGCATCGCCCGCCGCTCTCACCCCAGGAGGCCTGGCTGAGCGATGGCCGACAGGTGCTGCACTTCCGGCCGACCCGCTGGGACCGTTGGTGTCAGCAATTGGAGGTCACGGTCGGTGAGCTGTTGCCGGATCAACCGGTGCCGCTGCTCAAGCGGCGGCTGGAGCTCAGCCGCGAGGAGGCCCTCAAGCTCTGGAGCGAAAGGCGCAAAGAGGGTTGGCAGCCCACAAAGGCACAGTGGCGACCGCCCCAGGCACCAGCTAAGGAGTGA
- a CDS encoding galactose oxidase — protein sequence MVPLLLSRLEPSRKEEIEDWPWLDKAVLRPSRSRQVCMTCHFFRHHPGPEYIPLLTCHLHHGLITHGEHLTNRCQGWTEDMVRQRGWAPEVA from the coding sequence ATGGTGCCGCTCCTCCTCTCCCGCTTAGAGCCCTCCCGCAAGGAGGAGATCGAAGACTGGCCCTGGCTTGATAAGGCGGTGCTCCGCCCCAGCCGCAGCCGCCAGGTCTGCATGACCTGCCACTTCTTCCGCCACCACCCAGGGCCCGAGTACATACCGCTGCTCACCTGCCACCTGCATCACGGCCTGATCACCCACGGCGAGCACCTCACCAACCGTTGCCAGGGCTGGACCGAGGACATGGTGAGGCAACGGGGTTGGGCGCCAGAGGTGGCCTAA
- a CDS encoding TIGR02710 family CRISPR-associated CARF protein — MTRVLLVTVGGSPEPILQAYRAHQPDELIFICSGPPCQAPGLEQVIGIGSPCLHQGVDDLQESRPNLVVQLGLQGFRPDLQIVVLPDPDDLTAIYQQLQTFCRSLVARFSNLELIGDYSGGTKSMSAALAMALVDQGAALSLVQGERSNLVRIERSAGTRTMPAGVLRLNRLLKDQLPHLLQGHFYDRAGLVLRELRVLHQDSFDDTDLEAITELESCLEVLMLWDQFRWQTALDRSAHCQLSSHCPELIAWWQRVAKARQWLEDGKPQQGVTGYELIQDLLLNAARRGSRGWCDDAVARLYRALELLAQTYIQLEKEFDHRSFWDDDQIRRDCRNWSIRRGVGGLYWWLRQTEGDQGLGGSAGKQWYELRELLNARNQSLLGHGLRPVQQSEWQSLQERVNNLVTITLHEAGCQQGPLPQQLPGITLLELPAAQHFLSVSR; from the coding sequence ATGACCCGCGTGCTCCTGGTCACAGTGGGCGGCAGCCCCGAGCCGATTCTTCAGGCTTATCGCGCCCACCAACCGGACGAACTGATCTTCATCTGCAGCGGCCCACCCTGCCAGGCGCCCGGCCTGGAGCAGGTGATCGGGATAGGCAGCCCCTGCCTCCATCAAGGCGTCGATGACCTACAGGAAAGCAGACCCAATCTGGTGGTACAGCTTGGCCTGCAGGGTTTCCGGCCCGACCTGCAGATCGTTGTCCTGCCAGACCCGGATGACCTGACTGCGATATATCAACAGCTCCAGACCTTCTGCCGCAGCCTTGTGGCCCGCTTCAGCAATCTGGAGCTGATCGGTGATTACAGCGGGGGTACCAAATCGATGAGTGCTGCGCTGGCGATGGCCCTTGTGGATCAAGGGGCAGCCTTGAGCCTGGTGCAGGGAGAGCGCTCAAACCTGGTGCGCATCGAGCGCAGTGCAGGCACCCGCACCATGCCTGCTGGGGTGCTGCGCCTCAACCGCCTGCTGAAGGATCAACTGCCCCACCTGCTTCAGGGTCACTTTTACGACCGTGCCGGATTGGTGCTGCGCGAGTTGCGCGTCCTCCACCAAGACAGTTTTGATGACACCGATCTGGAGGCGATCACAGAGCTGGAATCCTGCCTGGAGGTGTTGATGCTGTGGGATCAATTCCGTTGGCAAACGGCGCTTGATCGTTCTGCTCACTGCCAGCTCAGCAGCCACTGCCCGGAGTTGATCGCCTGGTGGCAGCGGGTAGCGAAGGCTCGCCAATGGCTAGAGGATGGCAAACCTCAGCAAGGAGTGACGGGCTATGAGCTGATTCAGGATCTCCTCCTCAACGCCGCACGACGCGGCAGTCGTGGTTGGTGTGATGATGCCGTTGCACGCCTCTATCGAGCTCTGGAGTTATTAGCTCAGACCTATATCCAGCTGGAGAAGGAGTTTGATCACCGCAGCTTCTGGGATGATGACCAGATTCGTCGGGATTGCCGTAACTGGTCGATTCGTAGAGGTGTGGGAGGGCTCTATTGGTGGCTCAGACAAACGGAAGGCGATCAGGGACTGGGGGGGTCAGCTGGAAAGCAGTGGTATGAACTGCGAGAGCTGCTGAATGCGCGCAATCAATCCCTCCTGGGCCACGGCTTGCGGCCGGTGCAACAGTCCGAGTGGCAAAGCCTGCAGGAGCGTGTCAACAATTTGGTGACAATCACCCTCCATGAGGCGGGCTGCCAGCAGGGCCCCCTTCCTCAACAGCTTCCGGGCATCACCCTGCTGGAGTTGCCTGCTGCTCAGCACTTTCTCTCTGTCTCACGATGA
- a CDS encoding Nif11-like leader peptide family natural product precursor yields MSEEKFKALVEALKADEGLQEQIKAAADPDFLEQIRDYVIYVMTDEGCMKQIKAAADADAAKDVNAFVEALNANEGLQEQVKAAADADAVVAIAKAWVFANK; encoded by the coding sequence ATGTCAGAAGAGAAATTCAAAGCCTTGGTGGAAGCTCTCAAGGCTGATGAGGGTCTTCAGGAGCAGATCAAGGCAGCAGCGGATCCTGATTTTTTAGAGCAAATCAGAGACTATGTGATATATGTCATGACTGATGAGGGTTGTATGAAGCAGATCAAGGCAGCAGCGGATGCTGATGCTGCAAAGGATGTCAATGCCTTTGTGGAAGCTCTCAATGCTAATGAGGGTCTTCAGGAGCAGGTCAAGGCAGCAGCGGATGCTGATGCTGTTGTGGCGATTGCCAAGGCATGGGTGTTTGCTAACAAATAG
- a CDS encoding RAMP superfamily CRISPR-associated protein translates to MYKRRYGLIRTLAPLHVGASAGEEAGNLNLIFRDAFSRTGIIPGSSIRGRFRAEMRRQDNSSCEDWYGSAAGSSEISEARVKFEYASLVWLPVFCPGQPVVWVSCPRLLRRYASIVDATLTRRIPTPYSCSPNLRGRQGDKGITLFFNLGFMEVTPVDGLAELIPATLEDEIPADRLVVVDDADIGLIHDMALYRQSRVKLADTEKKVDGGAFFNVEALPEGSVLVFPLAIKPEGAADWKPFGSTDSQELYFGGLESVGFGRCDVTLASPSTQEAG, encoded by the coding sequence ATGTACAAACGCCGATACGGCTTGATCCGCACCCTCGCCCCCCTGCATGTCGGCGCCTCCGCTGGCGAAGAGGCAGGCAACCTCAACCTGATTTTCCGCGACGCCTTCAGCCGCACCGGGATCATCCCAGGCAGCTCGATCCGTGGGCGGTTTCGAGCAGAGATGCGCCGCCAGGACAACAGCTCCTGTGAGGACTGGTATGGCAGTGCCGCTGGCAGCAGCGAGATCAGCGAAGCCAGGGTGAAATTCGAATACGCCTCGCTGGTGTGGCTGCCGGTGTTCTGCCCCGGCCAGCCGGTGGTGTGGGTGAGCTGCCCCCGCTTGCTGCGTCGTTACGCGTCAATCGTGGATGCCACCCTCACCCGCCGGATCCCCACGCCTTACAGCTGCAGCCCCAATCTTCGCGGCCGACAGGGGGACAAGGGGATAACCCTGTTCTTCAATCTCGGCTTCATGGAAGTAACTCCCGTGGATGGGCTCGCTGAACTGATCCCGGCCACCTTGGAGGACGAAATCCCAGCGGATCGGCTGGTAGTGGTGGATGACGCTGACATCGGCCTGATTCACGACATGGCCCTGTATCGGCAAAGCCGGGTGAAACTTGCCGACACCGAGAAGAAGGTCGATGGCGGTGCCTTCTTCAACGTGGAGGCATTGCCAGAGGGCAGTGTGCTGGTGTTCCCCTTGGCGATTAAACCTGAAGGTGCTGCTGACTGGAAGCCATTCGGCAGCACCGACAGTCAAGAGCTCTATTTCGGCGGCCTGGAGAGTGTGGGTTTCGGACGTTGTGACGTCACCCTCGCCTCCCCCTCTACCCAAGAGGCGGGCTGA